One window of the Nitrospira sp. genome contains the following:
- a CDS encoding DUF1015 domain-containing protein — translation MSQVFPFHGVRYDQTLVGAITEVIAPPYDIIDAAGQKQLHDRHPHNIIRMELGLDQPGDSSTHNRYTRAAATLQSWITEGILKRDAQPTLYYHTIEYHPPYSAPEAPKKVLRGFLTLVKLEALDSGHIYPHENTRAAAKTDRLNLIEACRANFSPIWSLYSDPQGTIIQLLEAKTISTTPCYDFQDEAGCRERLWTVTDNAVLKQVTDAMQSKPLFIADGHHRYETALNYQKLRRQQASMQTSLQPYDSVLMLLAPLEDPGLTVLPTHRVTTTILPPFEHIKQTLGEMFEFREFPFTSSSHEQIRTQFLTSLRTEGTKAPVFGLARQGDLRYLTLTLKPSHQPSPAASPRTKLDVSLLQQLIVTKLCPTQQEQEAILYTKDDVEALDWVQRGTGTGAFLLNATKVSEVQAVAAAGERMPHKSTYFYPKPLTGLVINVMDRR, via the coding sequence ATGTCACAGGTTTTTCCGTTCCACGGTGTGCGGTACGATCAGACGCTTGTCGGAGCGATCACAGAGGTCATTGCCCCACCCTATGATATTATCGATGCAGCCGGACAGAAGCAGCTCCATGACCGGCATCCCCACAACATCATCCGCATGGAACTGGGTCTTGACCAACCAGGTGACAGCTCGACCCACAACCGCTATACCCGCGCCGCCGCGACGCTCCAAAGCTGGATCACCGAAGGGATCCTCAAGCGGGATGCACAACCAACCCTCTACTACCATACGATTGAATACCATCCTCCCTACTCCGCTCCCGAGGCTCCGAAAAAAGTGCTGCGAGGATTCCTGACGTTGGTCAAACTGGAGGCATTGGACTCCGGACACATCTACCCGCACGAGAACACCCGTGCCGCAGCGAAAACCGACCGACTGAATCTCATTGAGGCCTGTCGAGCGAATTTTAGCCCGATCTGGTCGCTGTACTCCGATCCACAGGGCACCATCATCCAACTGTTGGAAGCGAAGACAATAAGCACGACTCCCTGCTATGATTTCCAGGATGAGGCCGGTTGCCGAGAACGTCTATGGACTGTCACCGACAACGCTGTCCTGAAACAGGTCACCGATGCCATGCAGAGCAAGCCGTTGTTCATTGCCGACGGCCACCACCGTTATGAAACAGCGTTGAACTATCAAAAACTCCGGCGACAACAGGCCTCCATGCAGACAAGCCTGCAGCCCTATGACTCCGTCCTCATGCTACTGGCTCCGCTTGAAGATCCAGGACTGACGGTGTTACCAACGCACCGGGTGACCACCACCATCCTGCCTCCGTTCGAGCACATCAAACAGACACTGGGGGAGATGTTCGAGTTCCGAGAATTTCCCTTCACCTCATCCTCACACGAGCAAATCCGCACCCAGTTCTTAACCAGCTTACGGACAGAAGGGACGAAGGCGCCGGTATTTGGCCTGGCAAGACAAGGTGATCTTCGATACCTGACCCTCACCTTAAAGCCGAGTCATCAACCGTCACCAGCGGCGTCACCACGCACTAAACTCGACGTCTCTCTGCTTCAACAACTCATCGTCACCAAGCTCTGTCCGACCCAGCAGGAGCAGGAAGCAATTCTCTACACCAAGGATGACGTCGAAGCGCTCGATTGGGTCCAGCGTGGAACAGGGACTGGTGCCTTCTTACTCAATGCAACGAAAGTCAGCGAAGTTCAGGCCGTCGCTGCGGCAGGAGAACGAATGCCGCACAAGTCTACGTATTTTTATCCGAAGCCATTGACAGGCCTCGTCATCAATGTGATGGACCGTCGGTGA
- a CDS encoding polyprenyl synthetase family protein, translated as MTQGPVIATLHNMSDVWESYRSELDGVEDRVRKNLDSSVTLVNTVAAHILSGGGKRIRPLLLLLSARLCGYTGTEHHQLGSIVEFIHTATLLHDDVVDDADLRRGRRTARKVWGNQISILVGDYLYTKAMCKVVEFQSQGINEVLAEACKKMAEGEVLQLYYNGNPSMPEVDYIKIVEHKTAGLIAAACRMGSILAEASEPQQDALFRFGQYLGIAFQVADDTLDYIANGESLGKTIGQDLRQGKATLPLLHLLQQCSEQDRQMIKDRMETRTLSTADLERILSLMANFGSITYAMDRARAYITAAKDELDCFEDSTARRALSVAADYMITRDR; from the coding sequence ATGACACAAGGTCCAGTCATCGCCACCCTGCACAACATGTCGGATGTGTGGGAGTCCTATCGAAGTGAGCTGGACGGAGTAGAGGATCGCGTCCGAAAGAATCTCGACTCCAGCGTGACCTTGGTCAACACCGTCGCTGCACACATCTTAAGCGGTGGGGGAAAGCGGATCAGACCTCTTCTCTTGCTCCTCTCGGCCCGTCTCTGCGGCTATACGGGAACCGAACACCACCAACTCGGCAGCATCGTCGAATTCATCCACACGGCCACTCTCTTGCACGACGACGTCGTGGATGATGCCGATCTGCGGAGAGGGAGGCGAACTGCGCGCAAGGTGTGGGGAAACCAGATCAGTATTCTGGTGGGCGACTACCTCTATACGAAAGCCATGTGTAAAGTCGTTGAGTTTCAAAGTCAGGGGATTAATGAGGTCCTTGCCGAGGCCTGCAAGAAAATGGCAGAGGGGGAAGTGCTGCAGCTCTACTACAATGGAAATCCCTCCATGCCCGAAGTCGATTACATCAAGATCGTCGAACACAAGACAGCAGGGTTGATCGCAGCCGCGTGCCGCATGGGGTCCATTCTCGCCGAAGCATCGGAGCCGCAACAGGACGCGCTATTTCGCTTCGGCCAATACCTTGGCATCGCCTTCCAAGTCGCAGATGACACGTTGGATTACATCGCAAACGGCGAATCACTTGGCAAAACGATCGGACAGGATCTCCGACAAGGTAAGGCAACGCTGCCGCTGCTGCACTTATTGCAGCAGTGTTCCGAGCAGGACCGTCAGATGATCAAGGACCGCATGGAAACACGGACACTGAGCACAGCGGATTTGGAGCGCATCTTGTCGCTGATGGCCAATTTCGGGTCGATCACCTATGCCATGGATCGTGCGCGCGCATATATCACTGCCGCAAAGGATGAACTGGACTGCTTCGAGGATAGTACGGCACGACGTGCGCTATCCGTCGCTGCGGATTATATGATTACCCGAGACCGGTAA